The Limnospira fusiformis SAG 85.79 genomic interval AAGGAAACCCCGGAACCGGGAAAACCACCGTGGCGAGATTAATGGGGGAAATTTATCGAGATTTAGGGTTATTGCGGCGGGGTCATGTAGTAGAAATTGGCGGGCGAGATTTGGTGGCGGGATATGTGGGACACACCGCAATTTTAACTAATGAAACAGTCGATCGGGCTTTAAATGGGGTATTGTTTATTGATGAGGCTTATAACCTCACTGAAGGGGGCGAAAATGACTGGGGAATGGAGGCGATTAATACCCTGTTAAAACGCATGGAAGATGAACGGGGAAGGCTGGCGGTAATTGTAGCCGGATACCCGGAACTTATGGATAATTTTATCACATCTAACCCAGGTTTACAAAGTCGTTTTGCCACAGAAATTATTTTCGATGATTATCAACCCTCCGAATTATTAACCATTTTCCGTCAACAGGTACAACGGGTTAAAAGTGCGATCGCTCCCGATTTAGAACCGCGTCTGGAGAACTTGTTCACCCAGATTTATGATAACCGAGACCGCAATTTTGGCAACGCCAGAGAGGTGGAAAAGTTATTTAATCTCATGGATGATTGTCACAGCGATCGCGTAATGAAACAGGGTTTAAATACCCTGACCGAACCCTTAAAAGTGGAGGATTTACCGCCAGTTTATCGGGAACTCTCCCAACGGGGAACCGCCGACGCAGAGAACCTAGAAAAACTCCTCGCCGAATTAGAAAACTTGACCGGGTTAGACTCGGTTAAACAGGATATCAAACAATTAATTAACACCCAAGCCGCGAATCAAAAATTAGCCAGTTTAGGGATGTTAGCCAGTAATGAAATCGAAACCCGTCATTTATTATTTACTGGAAATCCCGGCACCGGAAAAACCACCGTCGCTCGTTTAATTGGCGAAATTTATCGAGCCTTGGGACTGTTAAAAAAGGGTCAATTTGTGGAAGTAGAGCGCAAAAAATTAGTCGGACAATATGTCGGACATACCGCCGAAAAAACCGCCCAGGTGATTGAATCCGCCGTGGATGGGGTATTATTTATTGATGAAGCCTACTCCTTATCTCGTGGGGGAGATAGCCGAGATTTTGGACAGGAGGCGATCGATACTTTGGTTCCCATGATGGAAAATTATCGCGATCGCCTGGTGGTAATTTTAGCGGGATATTCGCGGGAAATGGTAGAGTTTCTCGACAGCAACTCCGGCTTAAAATCTCGCATTGCAAAAAAAATCGATTTTCCCGATTATAACGGTGCCGAAATGCACAGTATTTTTCTGGGAATGTGTCGGGAAAGCGGGCGAATTTGTCCCGATGATGTATCCACGCGGGTCAGGTCAATTATGGATTTTGCCTATCAAAATAGGGATGCAAATTTTGGCAATGGTCGCGATGTCCGCAATTTTTATGAACGGATGGTCAACAACTTAAAAAATCGCATCGTCCGGGACGAATTAAACGGGGAGGATATGATCACATTTACCTGTGAGGATATCTCCAGTTGGGAGTAGCGTTAATGAAATGTCAACACCATTGACCTACGAAGGAGTAGGGTGCGTTAATGAAATGTAACGCACCGTTGACCATTACAATGTTAATGAAATGTCAACACCATTGACCTACGAAGGAGTAGGGTGCGTTAATGAAATGTAACGCACCGTTGACCATTACAATGTTAATGAAATGTCAACACCGTTCATGCTCTCAATTGGCTGGCGGTGGGTTACGCACTCAACCCACCCTACGAAGGAGGAATATTATATGATAATAACATCATCCCCAAAATTGACATTTGCCGATTTTTTAGGAGTAGGGTGCGTTAATGAAATGTCAACACCGTTGACCATTACAATGTTAATGAAATGTCAACACCGTTCATGCTCTCAATTGGCTGGCGGTGGGTTACGCACTCAACCCACCCTACGAAGGAGGAATATTATATGATAATAACATCATCCCCAAAATTGACATTTGCCGATTTTTTAGGAGTAGGGTGCGTTAATGAAATGTCAACACCGTTGACCATTACAATGTTAATGAAATGTCAACACCGTTTATGCTCTCAATTGGCTGGCGGTGGGTTACGCACTCAACCCACCCTACGAAGGAGGAATATTATATGATAATAACATCATCCCCAAAATTGACATTTGCCGATTTTTTAGGAGTAGGGTGCGTTAATGAAATGTCAACACCGTTGACCATTACAATGTTAATGAAATGTCAACACCGTTTATGCTCTCAATTGGCTGGCGGTGGGTTACGCACTCAACCCACCCTACGAAGGAGGAATATTATATGATAATAACATCATCCCCAAAATTGACATTTGCCGATTTTTTAGAACAGTATCCCGACGGTTCAGGGAGGTATGAATTAGTTAATGGAGAATTGGTGAAAGTGGAACCAACCCGCGCCCATAAAAATATCGCTCGGTTTTTGGTTCGTCGTTTTGACCGGGAAAGTGAACGGCTGAATTTAGACTATATTATCGATAAAGATATCATCGTCAAAACCGTGACCCAGGAGGGGGAAGAAAGGGGGCGAAATCCTGATGTGGCGGTAGTGAAAGCTGAGGTTTGGAATCGCAACGTGCGGACTTATGGAGCCTTGACCGAACCCATTGAATTAGCCGTGGAGGTAGTTTCCACCAACTGGGAGGATGATTATATTGACAAGCGGGAGGAGTATCAGCGGTTGGGAATTGCAGAATATTGGATTGTGGATTATTTAGCGATCGCATCTCGTGCATTTTTAGGCAATCCCAAGCAGCCGCAGATTTTGGTTTATCGGTTGGTTGAAGGCGAGTATCAACTCCGGTCATTTTCCCGGAGCGATCGCATTTTTTCCCCCACTTTCCCAGAGTTGGAATTAACCGTCGATGAAGTATTGACAGCGAGTGGCATTCGCGAGTTATAATATAGAAAATCATATCATAGCTCACCCAAATCACATTGATCGCCGTCGCTATCCGACATAAATTTAATATAAATGGGACGCATTTAATGCCCGCCAAAGATGTTTATCATGATACTGTTTGTATTGCTCTGATGAAAGATGGTTGGACAATCACTGATGATCCCCTGATTCTAAAGATCGGGGAACGCTCGACGTTTATCGATTTGGGGGCTGAAAAACTAATTGCTGCCGAACGAGATCATGAAAAAATCGCTGTCGAAATTAAAAGTTTTTTGAGTCCTTCTCCAATCAAAGATCTGGAAAATGCCTGGGGACAGTTCTTTCTGTACGCCAGAGCACTTCAAAAAAAAGAATCAGATCGCAGTTTATATCTAGCGGTTAGCCGGAACACCTTCGATACTTTATTTCAAGAAGAAGCCGGACAACTGCTTTTAGAAGAACCATATTTTCGGATGATTGTTTTTGACCCAAATAGTGAGGAAATCCTGCAATGGCAACCACAATTAAACCTATAGATGATTGGCGGAATTTACTGGAAAAAATTATCCAAGATTATGCCGATATTCCCTATCGATATGGTGATGTAAAGACTTACCTGATTGTCAGTCGGGACGGCAACCATTTTATGCTGGTACACGAAGGCTGGGAAAATAATCGTCGGGTTCACGGTTGCATCGTTCATGCCGAGATTCGCGATGCCAAAATTTGGATTCATTACGATGGCATAGAAGATGGCATCACCGAGGAACTCGTTGCCGCTGGTGTTCCCAAAGATTGCATTGTCCTCGCCTTTCATCCTCCCCAGGTTCGGGAACATACCGGCTATGCGATCGCATAATTTTATCATTCCTTTTCCCGGAGCGATCGCATTTTTTCCCCCACTTTCCC includes:
- a CDS encoding AAA family ATPase; this translates as MVERITEQLNLQTGDRFLVLYGTNSGDGFFTDDLLLSDIEQVLHRYLLTQGFNRIVFYSGVNKLYFLDSQSLQNAREQPTTSPPPSPSEMRTKSGGPLGKRRGLLRRETPPEPEPQPSANRRPVMSDIPCIGYFEHFMKDTRYQSAIIFSDVEDLRMFENPRELFGRMVTWGRLPPTNRNLCVFISHHHSLQQFQDFCNHTGFTYLGNWLQNMSDRQFNLVRVSTPTEPELESLWDYFRLVHQKPINWSDRRRLISAMAAENQPLKTWYHRFNSVAELSLKVAKQNQWLSGDVSDIPALKRLHNLVGLQNVKTAINQKILSLSKAQQRQQQGIKTDPPRLHLVFKGNPGTGKTTVARLMGEIYRDLGLLRRGHVVEIGGRDLVAGYVGHTAILTNETVDRALNGVLFIDEAYNLTEGGENDWGMEAINTLLKRMEDERGRLAVIVAGYPELMDNFITSNPGLQSRFATEIIFDDYQPSELLTIFRQQVQRVKSAIAPDLEPRLENLFTQIYDNRDRNFGNAREVEKLFNLMDDCHSDRVMKQGLNTLTEPLKVEDLPPVYRELSQRGTADAENLEKLLAELENLTGLDSVKQDIKQLINTQAANQKLASLGMLASNEIETRHLLFTGNPGTGKTTVARLIGEIYRALGLLKKGQFVEVERKKLVGQYVGHTAEKTAQVIESAVDGVLFIDEAYSLSRGGDSRDFGQEAIDTLVPMMENYRDRLVVILAGYSREMVEFLDSNSGLKSRIAKKIDFPDYNGAEMHSIFLGMCRESGRICPDDVSTRVRSIMDFAYQNRDANFGNGRDVRNFYERMVNNLKNRIVRDELNGEDMITFTCEDISSWE
- a CDS encoding Uma2 family endonuclease encodes the protein MIITSSPKLTFADFLEQYPDGSGRYELVNGELVKVEPTRAHKNIARFLVRRFDRESERLNLDYIIDKDIIVKTVTQEGEERGRNPDVAVVKAEVWNRNVRTYGALTEPIELAVEVVSTNWEDDYIDKREEYQRLGIAEYWIVDYLAIASRAFLGNPKQPQILVYRLVEGEYQLRSFSRSDRIFSPTFPELELTVDEVLTASGIREL
- a CDS encoding element excision factor XisH family protein, encoding MPAKDVYHDTVCIALMKDGWTITDDPLILKIGERSTFIDLGAEKLIAAERDHEKIAVEIKSFLSPSPIKDLENAWGQFFLYARALQKKESDRSLYLAVSRNTFDTLFQEEAGQLLLEEPYFRMIVFDPNSEEILQWQPQLNL
- a CDS encoding XisI protein, whose translation is MATTIKPIDDWRNLLEKIIQDYADIPYRYGDVKTYLIVSRDGNHFMLVHEGWENNRRVHGCIVHAEIRDAKIWIHYDGIEDGITEELVAAGVPKDCIVLAFHPPQVREHTGYAIA